A window of the Kosakonia sp. BYX6 genome harbors these coding sequences:
- a CDS encoding fimbrial biogenesis usher protein, with amino-acid sequence MILPPQFFSPGRLAFSVLAAFYPVVSGAERYFNPAFLSADTAGVADLSRFEKGHQSPGVYRVDIWRNNEFIATQDQRFDTSEHAAAQGASGGLSPCFSLSEVKRLGVNVQAFPALATSVQGDCIDLREAIPGAEITFYFSAMRLDINLPQAAMHNRARGDIPPEEWDDGIPAALLNYTFTGSRSSANDSYFLNLQNGLNYGPWRLRNDSAWNSSNGDGNHAHRWKNIASWLQRAIVPLKSELVAGDSNTSNELFDSLGFRGLRLFSADMMYPDSLQGYAPTVRGIARTPAQLTIRQNGFVIYQSYVSAGPFAVTDLNQSSSSGDLDVTVEEKDGSVQEYTVPYATVPLLQREGRIKYDLMAGDYRSGNDQQDSPFFAQGTIIGGLPRGYTVYGGTQIAGRYKAFAAGVGKNLGELGALSFDVTHARSQLTDDSTHQGEALRFMYAKSLSQYDTHIQLLAWHYSTQGFYTLSDVAYRNMEGYEYDENSNGEQVIRDYHNLSNNKKRRLQVNLTHNFADYGSLYISGSQQTYWNHNNANLWFQVGYADAWHGISYSLSWSWSQSPGFSGAEQIAALNVSVPLSAFNPSHNSVYVRFNANRNSNGQNSWQSGIGGTLLEGRNLSYNVNQGSSSTNGYSGSASTHLQAAWGALSMGYNYDKTQHEYNWQLGGGVVAHADGVTFSQPLGDTNVLIKAPGARGVRVENQTGIVTDWRGYAVMPYATVYRYNRIALDTKTMNHNTDVESSVSNVVPTQGALVRANFDTHIGVRALLTVMRGNRPVPFGSLVREITSGVTSMVGEDGQTYLSGLPLRGKLLVQWGEEEPSRCVAPYSLPASSLRQAVTMASARCERKG; translated from the coding sequence TCGCGGACTTGTCACGCTTCGAAAAAGGTCATCAGTCGCCTGGCGTTTATCGCGTGGATATCTGGCGAAATAACGAATTTATCGCCACCCAGGATCAGCGTTTTGACACCAGCGAGCACGCTGCGGCGCAGGGAGCATCAGGCGGGTTAAGCCCCTGTTTTAGCCTGAGCGAGGTCAAGCGGCTTGGCGTGAATGTGCAGGCTTTCCCGGCGCTCGCCACGTCAGTGCAGGGCGACTGTATTGATCTGCGCGAGGCGATCCCCGGCGCCGAGATCACGTTTTATTTCTCAGCAATGCGTCTGGATATCAACTTGCCGCAGGCCGCGATGCACAACCGCGCGCGGGGGGATATTCCGCCGGAAGAGTGGGATGACGGCATTCCCGCCGCGCTGCTGAATTACACCTTTACCGGCAGCCGCAGCAGCGCTAATGACAGCTATTTTTTGAACCTGCAAAACGGGCTGAATTACGGCCCATGGCGGTTGCGAAACGACAGCGCATGGAATTCATCTAACGGCGACGGTAATCACGCGCATCGCTGGAAAAACATTGCCAGTTGGCTACAGCGCGCGATTGTACCGCTGAAAAGCGAGCTGGTGGCGGGCGACAGTAATACCAGCAATGAGCTGTTCGACAGCCTCGGGTTTCGCGGTCTGCGTCTCTTTTCCGCTGACATGATGTACCCCGACAGCCTGCAAGGCTATGCACCAACGGTGCGCGGGATTGCCCGCACGCCAGCCCAGCTTACGATCCGCCAGAACGGTTTTGTCATTTATCAGAGCTATGTTTCCGCCGGGCCGTTTGCCGTTACCGATCTGAATCAGAGCTCATCCAGTGGCGATCTTGACGTCACCGTGGAAGAGAAAGACGGAAGCGTACAAGAGTACACGGTGCCGTATGCCACCGTGCCGCTGTTGCAGCGCGAAGGGCGCATCAAATATGACCTGATGGCGGGGGATTACCGCAGTGGCAACGATCAACAAGACTCTCCCTTCTTCGCGCAGGGCACGATTATTGGCGGGTTGCCGCGCGGTTACACCGTCTATGGCGGGACACAAATTGCCGGGCGCTATAAGGCGTTTGCCGCAGGCGTGGGCAAAAATCTCGGCGAGTTGGGCGCACTGTCGTTTGATGTGACCCATGCGCGCAGCCAATTGACGGACGACAGCACGCACCAGGGCGAGGCGCTGCGTTTTATGTATGCCAAATCACTCAGTCAATACGATACGCACATTCAACTGTTGGCCTGGCATTACTCCACGCAGGGATTTTATACGCTGAGTGATGTCGCTTACCGCAACATGGAAGGGTATGAATATGACGAGAACAGTAACGGCGAGCAGGTGATCCGCGACTATCACAATCTCAGCAACAACAAGAAACGACGCTTACAGGTAAATCTTACGCATAACTTCGCCGATTACGGCTCGCTGTATATCTCCGGTAGCCAGCAAACATACTGGAATCACAACAACGCGAATCTTTGGTTCCAGGTGGGGTACGCCGACGCCTGGCACGGTATCAGCTACTCGCTTTCCTGGTCCTGGAGCCAGTCGCCAGGCTTCAGCGGTGCTGAACAAATCGCTGCGCTCAATGTGTCAGTCCCGTTGAGTGCATTCAACCCCAGCCATAACAGCGTGTATGTCCGCTTCAATGCCAACCGCAACAGCAACGGGCAAAACAGCTGGCAGAGCGGCATTGGCGGTACGCTGCTCGAAGGCCGCAACCTGAGTTACAACGTCAACCAGGGAAGCAGCAGCACCAATGGTTACAGCGGTAGCGCCAGCACGCACTTGCAGGCGGCCTGGGGCGCGCTGAGCATGGGGTATAACTACGACAAAACCCAGCATGAGTACAACTGGCAGCTCGGCGGCGGCGTCGTCGCCCATGCCGATGGCGTTACCTTCAGCCAACCGCTTGGCGATACCAATGTGCTGATCAAAGCGCCGGGCGCGCGCGGTGTGCGGGTCGAAAACCAGACCGGCATAGTCACCGACTGGCGAGGCTATGCCGTGATGCCCTACGCCACGGTGTACCGCTATAACCGTATCGCGCTTGATACAAAAACCATGAACCACAACACCGATGTGGAAAGCAGCGTCAGCAACGTGGTACCGACACAAGGCGCGCTGGTGCGGGCCAACTTCGATACCCACATTGGCGTGCGGGCGTTGCTCACGGTGATGCGCGGCAACCGACCGGTGCCGTTTGGTTCATTGGTGCGCGAAATCACAAGCGGTGTCACCAGCATGGTGGGCGAAGACGGTCAAACCTATCTAAGCGGCTTGCCATTGCGCGGCAAATTACTGGTGCAATGGGGGGAAGAAGAACCTTCTCGCTGCGTGGCCCCGTACTCGTTACCGGCCTCCAGCCTGCGCCAGGCAGTAACCATGGCGAGCGCGCGCTGTGAGCGCAAGGGGTAA